Proteins from a single region of Hymenobacter aquaticus:
- a CDS encoding NifU family protein has product MNSSAVLEHPLLSRVEQALDTIRPYLAADGGNVRVLNITDELVLQLELLGACGTCPMSPMTLKAGVEESVKKAVPEIVRVEAINGTAMSEQPAGQTGHPVSPAPVPTPGF; this is encoded by the coding sequence ATGAATTCTTCCGCTGTTCTTGAGCATCCTTTGTTGTCCCGCGTCGAGCAGGCCCTGGACACGATTCGCCCCTACCTGGCGGCCGACGGCGGCAACGTGCGCGTGCTGAACATCACCGACGAGCTGGTGCTGCAGCTGGAGCTGCTGGGTGCCTGCGGCACCTGCCCCATGTCGCCGATGACGCTCAAAGCCGGCGTGGAAGAGTCGGTGAAAAAGGCCGTGCCCGAAATCGTGCGGGTGGAGGCCATCAACGGCACCGCCATGAGCGAGCAGCCCGCCGGCCAAACCGGCCACCCCGTGTCGCCGGCCCCGGTGCCCACGCCCGGGTTTTAG
- the fahA gene encoding fumarylacetoacetase, with translation MPNPNNPALHSWIDIAPTSDFPIQNLPFGIFETPERGPRVGVAIGEYVLDLYAVSQFGFFEDLDIPSQPKVFRRRSLNQFIALGRPVWRAVRQRVSELLRHDNGELRDHEEAMRTCLVRQREVQMLRPVKPHNYTDFYSSIEHATNVGIMFRDPANALLPNWRHIPIGYHGRASSIVVSGTDVRRPNGQRKAPDAAAPTFGPSQQLDFELEVAFVCGKSTELGHSIPLQHAEEHIFGLVLFNDWSARDIQSWEYVPLGPFLGKSFGSSVSPWVVTLDALEPFRVAGPVQEPEPLLYLRQPDAHNFDLNLAVTIQPAGGPETTVCRSNFRYMYWSMAQQLTHQASNGCNLQVGDLYASGTISGHTPDSFGSMLELAWKGSKPLPLADGSERKFLLDGDTVTMRGFAEKDGVRIGFGEVRGTVLPANPL, from the coding sequence ATGCCCAACCCGAACAACCCCGCCCTGCACTCCTGGATTGACATTGCCCCGACCAGCGACTTTCCGATTCAGAACCTGCCCTTCGGCATCTTCGAAACCCCGGAGCGCGGCCCGCGGGTGGGCGTGGCCATCGGCGAGTACGTGCTGGATCTGTACGCCGTCAGCCAGTTCGGCTTTTTCGAGGACCTCGATATTCCCTCCCAGCCCAAGGTGTTTCGCCGCCGCTCCCTGAACCAGTTTATTGCCCTGGGGCGGCCGGTGTGGCGGGCCGTGCGCCAGCGCGTGTCGGAGCTGCTGCGCCACGACAACGGCGAGCTGCGCGACCATGAGGAAGCCATGCGCACCTGCCTGGTGCGGCAGCGCGAGGTGCAGATGCTGCGCCCGGTGAAGCCCCACAACTACACCGATTTCTACTCCAGCATCGAGCACGCCACCAACGTGGGCATCATGTTCCGCGACCCGGCCAACGCCCTGCTGCCCAACTGGCGCCACATTCCCATCGGCTACCACGGCCGGGCCAGCAGCATCGTGGTCAGCGGCACCGACGTGCGCCGGCCCAACGGGCAGCGCAAGGCCCCCGACGCGGCGGCCCCCACGTTTGGCCCGAGTCAGCAGCTGGACTTTGAGCTGGAAGTCGCCTTCGTGTGCGGCAAGAGCACCGAGCTGGGCCATTCCATTCCGTTGCAGCACGCCGAGGAGCACATTTTCGGGCTGGTGCTGTTCAACGACTGGAGCGCGCGCGACATTCAGAGCTGGGAGTACGTGCCGCTGGGGCCGTTTCTGGGCAAGAGCTTCGGCAGCAGCGTTTCGCCCTGGGTCGTGACGCTCGACGCGCTGGAGCCCTTCCGGGTGGCCGGGCCGGTGCAGGAGCCCGAGCCCCTGCTCTACCTGCGCCAGCCCGACGCGCACAACTTCGACCTGAACCTGGCAGTAACCATTCAGCCCGCCGGCGGCCCCGAAACTACCGTGTGCCGCTCCAACTTCCGGTACATGTACTGGAGCATGGCCCAGCAGCTGACCCACCAGGCCAGCAACGGCTGCAACCTGCAAGTCGGCGACCTGTACGCCAGCGGCACCATCAGCGGCCACACCCCCGATTCGTTTGGCTCGATGCTGGAGCTGGCCTGGAAAGGCTCCAAGCCCCTGCCCCTGGCCGACGGCTCGGAGCGCAAGTTCCTGCTCGACGGCGACACGGTAACCATGCGCGGCTTCGCCGAAAAAGACGGGGTCCGCATTGGCTTTGGGGAAGTGCGCGGCACGGTGCTGCCGGCCAACCCGCTGTAG
- a CDS encoding zinc-dependent alcohol dehydrogenase, translating into MLAMEYRGPKRVRAVQKPMPEIKHPQDAIVRVLRTCICGSDLHLYNGNVPDTRVGSTFGHEFVGEIVEIGADVTKVKVGDRVIVPFNIACGECHFCRQGMFGNCHESNTEATAVGAIFGYSHTAGGFDGGQAEYCRVPYANVGPTIIPADMDLDDAVMLTDVTPTGYQAAEMAGIQTGDTVVVFGAGPIGIMAARCAWLFGAGRVIIIDQEDYRLDFARNYSYCEAYNFKEMNDPVVFIKKITDWMGADVVIDAVGAEAAGNTMQTITGRKLLLQAGSATALHWAINSVKKGGVVSIVGVYGPTDNLIPIGNVLNKGLTIRGNQASVKRLLPRLIEHVQNGVLNPKGLITHRIPLEEVADGYRMFSAKLDNCIKTVMLPPTANQ; encoded by the coding sequence ATGTTAGCAATGGAATACCGGGGCCCGAAGCGGGTCCGGGCTGTGCAAAAGCCCATGCCCGAAATTAAGCACCCCCAGGACGCTATTGTCCGGGTGCTGCGCACCTGCATCTGCGGCTCCGACCTGCACCTCTACAACGGCAACGTGCCCGACACCCGCGTGGGCTCTACCTTCGGCCACGAGTTCGTGGGCGAAATCGTGGAAATCGGCGCCGACGTCACCAAGGTAAAAGTGGGCGACCGGGTCATCGTACCCTTCAACATTGCCTGCGGCGAGTGCCACTTCTGCCGCCAGGGCATGTTTGGCAACTGCCACGAGTCGAACACCGAGGCTACGGCCGTGGGCGCCATTTTCGGCTACTCCCACACCGCCGGCGGCTTCGACGGCGGCCAGGCCGAGTACTGCCGCGTGCCCTACGCCAACGTGGGCCCCACCATCATTCCGGCCGACATGGACCTGGATGATGCCGTGATGCTGACCGACGTGACGCCCACTGGCTACCAGGCCGCCGAAATGGCCGGTATTCAGACCGGCGACACGGTAGTCGTATTCGGGGCCGGGCCCATCGGCATCATGGCCGCCCGCTGCGCCTGGCTGTTCGGCGCCGGCCGCGTCATCATCATCGACCAGGAAGACTACCGCCTCGATTTTGCCCGCAACTATTCCTACTGCGAGGCCTACAACTTCAAGGAGATGAACGACCCGGTGGTCTTTATCAAGAAGATAACCGACTGGATGGGCGCCGACGTGGTCATTGACGCCGTGGGCGCCGAGGCCGCCGGCAACACCATGCAGACCATTACCGGCCGCAAGCTGCTGCTACAGGCCGGCTCGGCCACGGCCCTGCACTGGGCTATCAACTCGGTGAAGAAAGGCGGCGTGGTGTCCATTGTGGGCGTCTACGGGCCGACCGACAACCTGATTCCGATTGGCAACGTGCTGAACAAGGGCCTCACCATCCGGGGCAACCAGGCCTCGGTGAAACGCCTGCTGCCCCGCCTGATTGAGCACGTGCAAAACGGCGTGCTCAACCCCAAGGGCCTGATTACCCACCGCATTCCGCTGGAAGAAGTGGCCGACGGCTACCGCATGTTCTCCGCCAAGCTGGACAACTGCATCAAAACCGTAATGCTGCCCCCCACCGCCAACCAGTAA
- the cobC gene encoding alpha-ribazole phosphatase family protein, translating into MDIYLIRHTSVATAAGICYGQTDVGLSHRYEQEKARLCRVLAAGLGAGAVRAYASPLSRCRRLAEDVVAGPVCLDERLKEYHFGRWEMQAWAELPPHELAPWKADFVTQRAPEGETFTEVQQRAVAFLTDILPASAEPAGAEPTAADVLVFAHAALIRTLLCHCLDLPLANAFRLNVDYGSVTKIRYQRGQFLLDYVNR; encoded by the coding sequence ATGGACATCTACCTGATCCGACATACGAGCGTAGCCACGGCGGCCGGCATCTGCTACGGGCAGACCGACGTGGGCCTGAGCCACCGCTACGAGCAGGAAAAGGCCCGCCTCTGCCGGGTGCTGGCCGCCGGGCTGGGCGCGGGGGCCGTGCGGGCCTACGCCAGCCCTTTGTCGCGCTGCCGCCGCCTGGCCGAAGACGTGGTGGCGGGGCCCGTGTGTCTGGATGAGCGCCTGAAGGAATATCACTTCGGCCGCTGGGAAATGCAGGCCTGGGCCGAGCTGCCGCCCCACGAGCTGGCGCCCTGGAAAGCCGATTTCGTGACCCAGCGCGCCCCCGAGGGCGAAACCTTCACCGAAGTGCAGCAGCGGGCCGTAGCCTTCCTCACCGACATTCTCCCCGCCTCGGCCGAGCCGGCCGGGGCGGAGCCCACAGCGGCCGACGTGCTGGTGTTTGCCCACGCGGCCCTGATCCGGACCCTGCTCTGCCACTGCCTCGACCTGCCCCTGGCCAACGCCTTCCGGCTCAACGTGGACTACGGCTCGGTGACCAAAATCCGCTACCAGCGCGGGCAGTTCCTGCTCGACTACGTGAATCGGTAG
- the acs gene encoding acetate--CoA ligase — protein MPLEHSRIRTFEDYQDAYRRSVENPEQFWADVAEPFTWRRKWTSVMKADLVGGHNEWYGGAKLNITENCLDRHLAARGNKLALIWEPNDPKTRQIRYTYRELHQQVCQFANVLLNNGVEKGDRVCLYMPMIPQLAIAVLACARIGAVHSVIFAGFSSTAIADRVNDAQASVVLTSDGLNRGPKQIPVKRVVDEALEHCPSVRRVIVVEHLGWPVHMQEGRDVWYHEEALEAAKTCPAEEMDAEDMLFILYTSGSTGKPKGVVHTTAGYMVWADYTFRNVFQVEENDIYWCTADVGWVTGHTYLLYGPLLNGATTLMFEGVPTYPDAGRFWEVIDKHGVTVFYTAPTAIRSLMATPLDNVLSYSLDSLRILGSVGEPINEEAWHWYHTHVGKERCPVIDTWWQTETGGVMISALAGVSPTRPAHAGQPLPGVQPVLLTQEGQEIEGNDQEGYLAIKAPWPGIIRTTYGDHERTRQTYFGPYPGYYFTGDGARRDENGLYRIIGRVDDVINVSGHRFGTAEIENAINQNANVVESAVVGYPHDVKGQGIYAFVICREGACNTAADKPHVEASIIETVVAEIGKIAKPDKIQLVSGLPKTRSGKIMRRILRKVAEGETGNIGDVTTLLDPAVVEEIINGRK, from the coding sequence ATGCCCCTCGAACACTCCCGCATCCGCACTTTCGAAGATTACCAGGATGCCTACCGCCGCAGCGTCGAAAACCCCGAGCAGTTCTGGGCCGACGTGGCCGAGCCCTTCACCTGGCGCCGCAAGTGGACTTCGGTTATGAAAGCCGACCTCGTCGGCGGCCATAACGAATGGTACGGTGGGGCCAAGCTCAACATCACCGAAAACTGCCTGGACCGCCACCTGGCGGCCCGCGGCAACAAGCTGGCCCTGATCTGGGAGCCCAACGACCCCAAAACCCGGCAGATTCGCTACACCTACCGGGAGCTGCACCAGCAGGTCTGCCAGTTTGCCAACGTGCTGCTCAACAACGGCGTGGAGAAGGGCGACCGGGTCTGCCTCTACATGCCCATGATTCCGCAGCTGGCCATTGCCGTGCTGGCCTGCGCCCGCATCGGGGCCGTACACTCGGTCATTTTCGCCGGCTTCAGCAGCACTGCCATTGCCGACCGGGTCAACGACGCCCAGGCCTCGGTAGTGCTGACTTCCGACGGCCTGAACCGCGGCCCCAAGCAGATTCCGGTGAAGCGCGTGGTGGATGAGGCCCTGGAGCATTGCCCCTCGGTGCGCCGCGTGATTGTGGTCGAGCACCTGGGCTGGCCCGTGCACATGCAGGAAGGCCGCGACGTCTGGTACCACGAGGAAGCCCTGGAAGCGGCCAAAACCTGCCCCGCTGAGGAAATGGACGCCGAAGACATGCTCTTCATTCTCTACACCTCGGGCAGCACCGGCAAGCCCAAGGGCGTGGTCCACACCACGGCCGGCTACATGGTCTGGGCCGACTACACCTTCCGCAACGTGTTCCAGGTCGAGGAAAACGACATCTACTGGTGCACCGCCGACGTGGGCTGGGTCACGGGCCACACGTATCTGCTCTACGGCCCGCTGCTCAACGGGGCCACTACCCTCATGTTCGAGGGCGTGCCGACCTACCCCGACGCCGGCCGCTTCTGGGAAGTCATCGACAAGCACGGCGTGACGGTGTTCTACACCGCGCCCACCGCCATTCGCAGCCTGATGGCCACGCCCCTGGATAACGTGCTCAGCTACTCCCTCGACTCGCTGCGCATCCTGGGCTCGGTGGGGGAGCCCATCAACGAGGAAGCCTGGCACTGGTACCACACCCACGTGGGCAAGGAGCGCTGCCCGGTTATCGACACCTGGTGGCAGACCGAAACCGGCGGCGTGATGATTTCGGCCCTGGCCGGGGTGTCGCCCACCCGGCCGGCCCACGCGGGGCAGCCGCTGCCGGGCGTGCAGCCGGTGCTGCTCACCCAGGAAGGCCAGGAAATCGAGGGCAACGACCAGGAAGGCTACCTGGCCATCAAGGCGCCCTGGCCCGGCATCATCCGCACCACCTACGGCGACCATGAGCGGACCCGCCAAACCTACTTCGGGCCGTATCCGGGCTACTACTTCACCGGCGACGGGGCCCGGCGCGACGAGAACGGGCTCTACCGCATCATCGGGCGGGTGGATGACGTCATCAACGTGAGCGGGCACCGCTTCGGCACGGCCGAAATTGAAAACGCCATCAACCAGAACGCCAACGTGGTGGAAAGCGCCGTGGTGGGCTACCCCCACGACGTGAAGGGCCAGGGCATCTATGCCTTCGTCATTTGCCGGGAGGGCGCCTGCAACACGGCCGCCGACAAGCCCCACGTCGAGGCCAGCATCATCGAAACCGTGGTGGCCGAAATCGGCAAGATTGCCAAGCCCGACAAGATTCAGCTGGTCTCGGGCCTGCCCAAAACCCGCTCCGGCAAAATCATGCGCCGCATCCTGCGCAAGGTGGCCGAGGGCGAAACCGGCAACATCGGCGACGTGACCACCCTGCTCGACCCGGCCGTGGTGGAGGAGATTATCAACGGCCGGAAATAA
- a CDS encoding MFS transporter has translation MELGLDTPSPDLTAPDPADAPLAHDNNTVETGKIWQVITASSVGTVIEWYDFYIFGSLAAIIGPVLFGSQGKPEETLLGMLAVFGAGFVVRPFGALFFGRIGDMIGRKYTFLLTLLIMGGSTVVTGLIPSYDKIGLAAPLIVLVLRLLQGLALGGEYGGAATYVAEHAPDKRRGYFTSFIQITATGGLILSILVIVVTRKLTGEAAFKEWGWRVPFLLSALLVVASYYIRLKLHESPLFAKAKAEGKTSQSPLRDSFLNPVNRRLVLVALFGVTMGQGVIFYTSQFQAYSFMQNTLKMDLVDASIVLVTAMLLATPLFVYFGSLSDRIGRKRIIMTGMLCGALFTIPLFHGIQAFAGPITEVTPATVDAAGKAVPAVLKALNPNLPAIIALTFCLVLFVTMVYGPIAAYLVELFPTKVRYTSLSVPYHIGNGVFGGFVPLVATWISVWASTQPAGTFWKEHSSLSGLLYPVLIALVCFVVGMKYMRDVRNVRIME, from the coding sequence ATGGAACTCGGCCTCGATACGCCCAGCCCCGACCTTACGGCCCCCGACCCCGCCGACGCGCCCCTGGCCCACGACAATAACACGGTCGAAACCGGCAAAATCTGGCAGGTCATTACCGCCTCCTCGGTGGGCACCGTCATCGAGTGGTACGACTTCTACATCTTCGGCTCGTTGGCCGCCATTATCGGGCCGGTGCTGTTTGGCTCCCAGGGCAAGCCCGAGGAAACCCTGCTGGGCATGCTGGCCGTGTTCGGGGCCGGCTTCGTGGTGCGGCCCTTCGGGGCGTTGTTCTTCGGCCGCATCGGCGACATGATCGGGCGCAAGTACACCTTCCTGCTCACCTTGCTCATCATGGGCGGCTCCACGGTCGTCACGGGCCTGATTCCGAGCTACGACAAAATCGGGCTGGCCGCGCCGCTCATCGTGCTGGTGCTGCGCCTGTTGCAGGGGTTGGCCCTGGGCGGGGAGTACGGCGGGGCCGCCACCTACGTGGCCGAGCACGCCCCCGATAAGCGCCGGGGCTATTTCACCAGCTTTATCCAGATTACGGCCACCGGCGGGCTGATTCTGAGCATTCTGGTCATCGTCGTCACCCGCAAGCTGACGGGCGAGGCGGCGTTTAAAGAATGGGGCTGGCGGGTGCCTTTCCTGCTCTCGGCCCTGCTGGTGGTGGCTTCCTACTACATCCGGCTCAAGCTGCACGAGTCGCCGCTGTTTGCCAAGGCTAAGGCCGAGGGCAAGACCAGCCAGAGCCCCCTGCGCGACTCCTTCCTGAACCCGGTGAACCGCCGCCTGGTGCTCGTTGCCTTGTTTGGCGTCACGATGGGGCAGGGCGTGATTTTCTACACCAGCCAGTTTCAGGCCTACTCCTTTATGCAGAACACCCTGAAAATGGACCTCGTCGACGCCAGCATCGTGCTGGTCACGGCCATGCTGCTGGCTACGCCGCTGTTCGTGTACTTCGGCAGCCTCTCCGACCGGATTGGGCGCAAGCGCATCATCATGACTGGTATGCTCTGCGGGGCGCTGTTCACCATCCCGCTTTTCCACGGCATTCAGGCCTTTGCCGGCCCGATTACGGAAGTAACGCCGGCCACCGTGGATGCCGCCGGCAAGGCCGTGCCGGCCGTACTGAAGGCCCTGAATCCCAATTTGCCAGCTATTATTGCCCTCACCTTCTGCCTGGTGTTGTTCGTGACGATGGTCTACGGGCCCATTGCCGCCTACTTGGTGGAGCTGTTTCCGACCAAAGTGCGCTACACGTCCCTGTCGGTGCCCTACCACATCGGCAACGGCGTGTTCGGGGGCTTCGTGCCGCTGGTGGCCACCTGGATTTCGGTGTGGGCCTCCACCCAGCCGGCGGGCACGTTCTGGAAGGAGCACAGCAGCCTCTCGGGCCTGCTGTACCCGGTGCTCATTGCCCTGGTGTGCTTCGTCGTGGGCATGAAGTATATGAGGGACGTGCGCAACGTGCGGATTATGGAGTAA
- a CDS encoding IS1/IS1595 family N-terminal zinc-binding domain-containing protein: protein MDQIICPKCQHKDATKSGIIAGRQRYRCKSCGYHFTVAKIGREVNTYYVVKALQLYLEGVSYREIERLLGVSHVSVMNWVKKYAVQAPRQTQARPTSQLLTLSELQAYFQQPENLAGGGTVVTEAGDKFLLMRWEGPSGKKS from the coding sequence ATGGACCAGATCATCTGCCCCAAGTGCCAGCACAAGGACGCTACCAAAAGCGGAATTATCGCGGGGCGGCAGCGCTACCGCTGCAAGAGCTGCGGCTACCACTTCACGGTGGCCAAGATAGGCAGGGAAGTCAATACCTACTATGTCGTCAAGGCCTTGCAGCTGTACCTGGAGGGCGTGAGCTACCGGGAGATTGAGCGCCTGCTGGGCGTGAGCCACGTGAGCGTGATGAACTGGGTGAAAAAGTATGCCGTGCAGGCCCCGCGCCAAACCCAGGCCCGGCCCACGTCCCAGCTGCTGACCCTGAGTGAGCTGCAAGCCTATTTTCAGCAGCCCGAAAACCTGGCCGGCGGGGGCACGGTGGTCACCGAGGCCGGCGACAAGTTTCTGCTCATGCGCTGGGAAGGGCCGAGCGGGAAAAAAAGCTAG
- a CDS encoding M28 family peptidase, which produces MLPKICFAAFLLSHAALSPVVAAPPSAADTLRLRQHLVALTTTPEPRNYRHLRSLNQAADYIQRQLQAAGARLSEQPYQVQGNTYRNVIGSFGPETGPRLVIGAHYDVCGEQPGADDNGTGVAALLELARLLGQQPGLPYRVELVAYTLEEPPFFRTQSMGSYVHAKSLHDAGVEVKGMVALEMLGYYDDRKRTQDYPFGPLRLVYGSRGNYVTVAQKFGNGRFGRLFARRYKTQAALPVRRFKAPAWLPGIDFSDHLNYWQFNYPAVLLTDTAFYRNKHYHEPTDTLDRLDMRRLGQSVDALLAVVLGL; this is translated from the coding sequence ATGTTGCCAAAAATCTGCTTTGCGGCTTTCCTCCTCAGCCATGCCGCGCTGAGCCCGGTCGTGGCGGCACCCCCATCGGCGGCCGATACCCTGCGCCTGCGCCAGCACTTGGTGGCCCTGACCACCACGCCCGAGCCCCGCAACTACCGGCACCTGCGAAGCCTCAACCAGGCCGCCGACTACATCCAGCGGCAGCTGCAAGCCGCTGGGGCCCGGCTCAGCGAGCAGCCCTACCAGGTGCAGGGCAACACGTACCGCAACGTCATCGGCTCGTTCGGGCCCGAAACCGGGCCGCGCCTCGTCATCGGAGCCCACTACGACGTGTGCGGCGAGCAGCCCGGTGCCGACGACAACGGCACCGGCGTGGCGGCTTTGCTGGAGCTGGCCCGCCTGCTGGGGCAGCAACCCGGCTTGCCCTACCGCGTCGAGCTGGTGGCCTACACGCTGGAAGAGCCGCCGTTTTTCCGCACCCAGAGCATGGGCAGCTACGTGCACGCCAAGTCGCTGCACGATGCCGGGGTGGAGGTAAAAGGCATGGTGGCCCTGGAAATGCTGGGCTACTACGACGACCGAAAACGCACCCAGGACTACCCCTTCGGCCCGTTGAGGCTGGTGTACGGCAGCCGGGGCAACTACGTGACGGTGGCCCAGAAATTCGGCAACGGGCGCTTCGGCCGGCTCTTTGCCCGCCGCTATAAGACGCAGGCGGCGTTGCCCGTGCGGCGCTTCAAGGCCCCGGCCTGGCTGCCCGGCATCGACTTCTCCGACCACCTCAACTACTGGCAGTTCAACTACCCCGCCGTGCTGCTCACCGACACCGCCTTTTACCGCAACAAGCACTACCACGAGCCCACCGATACCCTCGACCGGCTCGACATGCGCCGCCTGGGCCAGAGCGTGGACGCCCTGCTGGCCGTAGTGCTGGGCCTGTGA
- a CDS encoding NAD(+)/NADH kinase, protein MSSGIDYAILVRNKTRLEQLIERFNTKAQARFYIESLGGEFADYERENDQFQDSFSLVQRRLASVVKNKLVERAFLPSFLFNPKQLVVVVGQDGLVANTAKYVGGIPIIAVNPDPDRYDGVLLPFTPDDFLRAVERVLAGRHRVREAALAEARLNDGQRLLAFNDLFIGAASHVSARYRIGFGEQQENHSSSGVIVSTKSGATGWLSSIFNMTAGMTRFLDPDEAPARPPALAENELMFVVREAFQSKRTQAGLTAGVLGQYQPLLIESFMPTNGVIFSDGVETDFLQFNSGAIATIGIAPEKARLVV, encoded by the coding sequence ATGAGCAGCGGCATCGACTACGCCATCCTGGTGCGCAACAAAACCCGGCTGGAGCAGCTTATCGAGCGGTTTAATACCAAGGCCCAGGCCCGGTTCTACATCGAGAGCCTGGGCGGGGAGTTTGCCGACTACGAGCGGGAAAACGACCAGTTCCAGGACTCGTTTTCCCTGGTGCAGCGCCGCCTCGCGTCGGTGGTGAAAAACAAGCTGGTGGAGCGCGCCTTTCTGCCCTCGTTCCTGTTCAACCCCAAGCAGCTGGTGGTGGTGGTGGGGCAGGATGGGCTGGTGGCCAACACGGCCAAGTACGTGGGCGGCATCCCGATTATTGCCGTGAACCCCGACCCGGACCGCTACGACGGGGTGCTGCTGCCCTTCACCCCCGATGATTTTCTGCGGGCCGTGGAGCGCGTGCTGGCCGGCCGGCACCGGGTGCGGGAAGCGGCCCTGGCCGAGGCCCGGCTGAACGACGGGCAGCGCCTGCTGGCCTTCAACGACCTGTTTATCGGGGCCGCCTCCCACGTGTCGGCCCGCTACCGGATTGGCTTCGGCGAGCAGCAGGAAAACCACTCCTCGTCGGGCGTCATCGTCTCCACCAAGTCGGGTGCCACGGGCTGGCTCAGCTCGATTTTCAACATGACGGCCGGCATGACGCGCTTTCTGGACCCGGACGAAGCGCCGGCCCGGCCGCCCGCGCTGGCTGAGAATGAGCTGATGTTTGTGGTGCGCGAGGCCTTCCAGAGCAAGCGCACCCAGGCCGGCCTCACCGCCGGCGTCCTGGGCCAGTACCAGCCCCTGCTCATCGAGTCGTTTATGCCCACCAACGGCGTAATCTTCTCCGACGGTGTGGAAACCGACTTTCTGCAGTTCAACTCCGGCGCCATTGCCACGATTGGTATAGCTCCGGAAAAAGCCCGGCTGGTGGTGTAG
- a CDS encoding SPFH domain-containing protein has product MFGINHIKFDSMTYAIHYSNGRIAKEGRGLSFYYFGPNSSIVAIPMGSNDLPFIFNETTHDYQTVSIQGQITYKAVNPKQLAEVLDFTVDSRGVYKKNDLEKLHQRIVNEAQTATATFVQSLGLKDAMRAAKAIEVNIVEGLAASKAIGLLGIEVLGVNILAVKATPEMGRALETETREKLQQEADQAVFERRNFAVEQERKIKESELNTEIAVEEKNKQIAEKKIEGQLQQANSTRKLREMQVQADIAVEEQRKLLIEQNAENQRREADTRGYVLETTLRPYKDMDWKLLVALSNNPDPKFNIALAFRELAENASKIGTLNISPDLLDSLVNDAPEPPRPTPSAAPSPQNRR; this is encoded by the coding sequence ATGTTCGGAATAAACCATATCAAGTTCGACTCGATGACCTACGCCATTCACTATTCGAATGGCCGCATTGCCAAGGAGGGGCGGGGGTTGTCGTTCTATTATTTCGGGCCCAACAGCTCCATCGTGGCCATTCCGATGGGCAGCAACGACTTGCCCTTCATCTTCAACGAAACCACCCACGACTACCAGACCGTCTCCATTCAGGGCCAGATAACCTACAAGGCCGTGAATCCCAAGCAGCTGGCCGAGGTGCTCGACTTCACCGTCGACAGCCGGGGCGTGTACAAGAAAAACGACCTGGAAAAGCTCCACCAGCGCATCGTCAACGAGGCCCAGACGGCCACGGCCACCTTCGTGCAAAGCCTGGGGCTGAAGGACGCCATGCGGGCGGCCAAGGCCATTGAGGTCAACATCGTGGAGGGGCTGGCCGCCTCCAAGGCCATTGGGCTGCTGGGTATTGAGGTGTTGGGTGTGAATATTCTGGCCGTGAAGGCCACGCCCGAAATGGGCCGGGCCCTGGAAACCGAAACCCGCGAAAAGCTCCAGCAGGAAGCCGACCAGGCCGTGTTTGAGCGCCGCAACTTTGCCGTGGAGCAGGAGCGTAAGATCAAAGAAAGTGAGCTGAACACCGAAATTGCGGTGGAGGAAAAGAACAAGCAGATTGCCGAGAAGAAAATCGAGGGGCAGCTGCAACAGGCCAACAGCACCCGCAAGCTGCGCGAAATGCAGGTGCAGGCCGACATTGCCGTGGAAGAGCAGCGCAAATTGCTGATTGAGCAGAACGCCGAAAACCAGCGCCGCGAGGCCGACACCCGCGGCTACGTGCTCGAAACCACCCTGCGGCCCTACAAGGACATGGACTGGAAGCTGCTGGTGGCCCTGAGCAACAACCCCGACCCCAAGTTCAACATTGCCCTGGCCTTCCGCGAGCTGGCCGAAAACGCCTCCAAAATCGGCACCCTCAACATCTCCCCCGACTTGCTCGACTCCCTGGTCAACGACGCGCCCGAGCCGCCGCGGCCCACGCCGTCCGCCGCGCCCAGCCCGCAGAACCGGCGATGA